From Cannabis sativa cultivar Pink pepper isolate KNU-18-1 chromosome 8, ASM2916894v1, whole genome shotgun sequence, a single genomic window includes:
- the LOC115699217 gene encoding homogentisate solanesyltransferase, chloroplastic, translated as MELSLSLGGPTIFPRYRASYTSTKLTTHFSNFPSKFSTKNFHQTLSFYGPTRGSKSLLNTHQWRNSIRACAEAGAAGSNPVLNKVSDFRDACWRFLRPHTIRGTTLGSIALVARALIENPNLIKWSLLLKAFSGLLALICGNGYIVGINQIYDIGIDKVNKPYLPIAAGDLSVQSAWYLVILFAVAGLLTVGFNFGPFITSLYCLGLVLGTIYSVPPFRMKRFPVAAFLIIATVRGFLLNFGVYYATRAALGLTFEWSSAVAFITTFVTLFALVIAITKDLPDVEGDRKFQISTFATKLGVRNIAYLGSGLLLLNYIGAIAAAIYMPQAFKRNLMLPIHTILALSLVFQAWVLEQANYTKEAIAGFYRFIWNLFYVEYIIFPFI; from the exons atgGAGCTCTCACTCTCCCTTGGAGGACCAACTATATTCCCTCGTTACAGGGCCTCATATACTTCTACCAAGCTCACAACCCACTTCTCCAACTTCCCTTCAAAATTCTCCACCAAAAACTTTCATCAAACACTTAGCTTCTACGGCCCGACCAGGGGCTCAAAATCTTTATTAAACACCCACCAATGGAGAAATTCCATCCGG GCATGTGCTGAAGCTGGAGCTGCTGGATCAAATCCAGTACTTAACAAAGTTTCAGACTTTAGAGATGCTTGCTGGAGATTCCTAAGGCCCCATACAATACGGGGAACCACTCTAGGATCAAT TGCTTTGGTTGCAAGAGCATTGATTGAGAACCCAAATTTGATCAAGTGGTCTCTACTGCTAAAGGCATTCTCTGGCCTACTTGCTTTAATATGTGGGAATGGTTATATTGTTGGCATCAATCAGATTTACGATATCGGTATTGACAA GGTAAACAAACCTTATTTGCCTATAGCTGCTGGTGACCTTTCAGTTCAATCAGCATGGTACTTGGTGATACTTTTTGCAGTAGCTGGTTTATTGACTGTCGGATTCAACTTCGGGCCATTCATCACTTCACTCTACTGTCTTGGTCTTGTCCTTGGCACCATCTACTCTGTTCCTCCATTTAGAATGAAGAGATTTCCTGTTGCAGCATTTCTTATAATAGCTACG GTACGAGGGTTCCTTCTGAATTTCGGTGTATATTATGCCACCAGAGCTGCCCTTGGACTTACATTTGAGTGGAG TTCAGCTGTTGCTTTCATCACTACCTTTGTGACATTGTTTGCTTTGGTCATTGCCATCACAAAAGATCTTCCAGATGTGGAGGGCGACCGCAA ATTTCAAATATCAACCTTTGCAACAAAACTTGGAGTTCGAAACATAGCATACCTTGGCTCTGGGCTTCTTTTGCTAAATTATATCGGTGCTATAGCGGCTGCAATTTACATGCCTCAG GCTTTCAAGCGTAACTTAATGTTGCCCATTCACACAATCTTGGCACTGTCCTTAGTTTTCCAG GCCTGGGTTTTGGAACAAGCAAATTACACTAAG GAGGCAATAGCAGGTTTCTATAGATTCATATGGAATCTCTTCTACGTGGAATATATAATATTCCCTTTCATCTAG